The Catharus ustulatus isolate bCatUst1 chromosome 15, bCatUst1.pri.v2, whole genome shotgun sequence genome has a window encoding:
- the LOC117003487 gene encoding protocadherin gamma-B5-like — MAVRRRQRLGPGGGRALLGAVLLCVWWRAAAERVRYTIAEELGRGSLVGPLARDLGLSADELPARKLRLSEEKQYFTVNEENGNLYVNERLDREEMCGATATCSVSFEVLVHNPLNVFNVEVAIEDVNDNSPIFRKSFLDLDIDEMIPPGSRFPLEIAHDADAGRNSLLIYQLTNDPSFTLAVTENPDGSKQPELVLERALDREKQSSFELVLMAVDGGDPARSGTVQVRINVTDANDNPPVFSKKVYEARVAENLPAGSLVLEVRATDADTGSNGRVSYAFGSIPESIRALFTVDRNSGEVRTVGPLDFEEKNKYVFGLEATDGGGLTAHCKAQIDITDENDNVPEITILSLSSPVPEDAATGTVVAVLKVRDRDSGENGQVSCELSGEAPLSIVASPGGSYKVVTASALDREQASEHRVTVVARDRGRPVLSSSTELVLEVSDVNDNAPVFEEAAYSAYVAENNAAGALLLRVQARDADAGANGRVSYWLAGGSAGAAGAAPLVSVEARSGALYAQRSLDYEQCREFSVEVRAQDGGAPARSSTATVRVFVLDRNDNAPRVLWPAAVAAPGEAAAVAPFEVVPRSAEAGYLVAKVVAVDADAGRNAWLSYELVQASEPALFRVGLHSGEVRTARAVSERDAAKQRLVAVVKDHGQPALSATATLHVVLAESLQEALPELSERAAGAEAAAAAAELQFYLVLALALLSALFVLSVALAVLARLRRAGPPAVLRCLGAQRFSVAGAAFPADFCEGTLPYSYNLCVPAPARAVPDAAWPPPPVPVLSAEELLGADSCEKANLNTSAVTGDVPADPDALQVCKAKSFILRI; from the coding sequence ATGGCGGTGAGGCGGCGGCAGAGGCTGGGGCCGGGCGGCGGGCGAGCGCTGCTGGGCGCGGTGCTGCTGTGCGTGTGGTGGCGGGCGGCGGCCGAGCGGGTCCGCTACACCATCGCcgaggagctgggcagaggctcGCTCGTGGGGCCGCTGGCGCGGGACCTGGGGCTCAGCGCGGACGAGCTGCCGGCGCGCAAGCTGCGACTGAGCGAGGAGAAGCAATACTTCACTGTGAATGAGGAGAACGGGAACCTGTACGTGAACGAGAGGCTGGACCGGGAGGAGATGTGCGGCGCCACTGCGACGTGTTCTGTCAGCTTCGAGGTGCTGGTGCACAACCCACTGAACGTTTTCAACGTCGAGGTAGCCATCGAGGACGTGAATGACAACTCCCCGATCTTTAGGAAGTCCTTTTTGGACCTCGACATTGATGAAATGATCCCTCCTGGTTCtcgtttccctctggagataGCTCATGATGCTGACGCCGGAAGAAACTCGCTGCTGATTTATCAGCTCACCAACGATCCTTCATTTACACTGGCCGTGACAGAGAACCCCGACGGAAGCAAGCAGCCGGAATTAGTGCTAGAGAGAGCCCTGGACCGAGAGAAGCAGAGCTCCTTTGAGCTGgtgctgatggcagtggatggcGGGGACCCCGCGAGATCTGGGACTGTCCAGGTTCGCATTAACGTTACTGATGCCAACGACAACCCGCCCGTGTTCAGCAAAAAAGTCTACGAGGCGAGAGTAGCGGAGAATCTTCCGGCGGGATCTCTGGTGCTGGAAGTGCGTGCCACAGATGCCGACACGGGCTCCAACGGGCGAGTCTCCTACGCCTTCGGCAGCATCCCAGAAAGCATTCGCGCTTTGTTCACTGTCGACAGAAACAGCGGCGAGGTGAGGACGGTTGGTCCGCTCGATTTCGAGGAGAAGAATAAATACGTATTCGGTCTGGAGGCGACGGACGGAGGCGGGTTAACGGCTCACTGCAAGGCTCAAATAGATATCACGGACGAGAACGACAACGTGCCCGAAATTACCATTCTTTCTCTGTCGAGCCCAGTGCCCGAGGATGCCGCGACTGGCACAGTGGTTGCCGTGTTGAAAGTGCGGGACAGAGACTCCGGCGAGAACGGTCAGGTGTCGTGCGAGCTGTCGGGCGAGGCGCCGCTGTCGATTGTGGCGTCGCCGGGCGGCTCGTACAAGGTGGTGACGGCGAGCGCGCTGGACCGCGAGCAGGCGTCCGAGCACCGCGTGACGGTGGTGGCCCGGGACCGGGGCCGGCCGGTGTTGTCGAGCAGCAcggagctggtgctggaggtgtcggacgtgaacgacaacgcgccggtGTTCGAGGAGGCGGCGTACAGCGCGTACGTGGCGGAGAACAACGCGGCGGGCGCGCTGTTGCTGCGCGTGCAGGCGCGGGACGCGGACGCGGGCGCCAACGGGCGCGTGAGCTACTGGCTGGCGGGCGGCAgcgcgggcgcggcgggcgcggcgccgcTGGTGTCGGTGGAGGCGCGGAGCGGCGCGCTGTACGCGCAGCGCTCCTTGGACTACGAGCAGTGCCGCGAGTTCTCGGTGGAGGTGCGGGCGCAGGACGGCGGCGCGCCGGCGCGCAGCTCCACGGCCACGGTGCGCGTCTTCGTGCTGGACCGCAACGACAACGCGCCGCGGGTGCTGTGGccggcggcagtggcggcgccGGGAGAGGCTGCGGCAGTGGCGCCGTTCGAGGTGGTGCCGCGCTCGGCCGAGGCCGGCTACCTGGTGGCCAAGGTGGTGGCGGTGGACGCGGACGCGGGGCGCAACGCGTGGCTGTCGTACGAGCTGGTACAGGCGTCGGAGCCGGCGCTGTTCCGCGTGGGGCTGCACAGCGGCGAGGTGCGCACGGCGCGCGCCGTGTCCGAGCGGGACGCGGCCAAGCAGCGGCTGGTGGCCGTGGTGAAGGACCACGGGCAGCCGGCGCTGTCGGCCACGGCCACGCTGCACGTGGTGCTGGCCGAGAGCTTGCAGGAGGCGCTGCCGGAGCTGAGCGAGCGGGCGGCGGGCGCcgaggcagcggcggcggcggccgagctTCAGTTCTACCTGGTGCTGGCGCTGGCGCTGCTGTCGGCGCTATTCGTGCTGAGCGTGGCGCTGGCCGTGCTGGCGCGTctgcgccgggccgggccacCCGCCGTGCTGCGCTGCCTGGGCGCGCAGCGCTTCTCGGTGGCCGGCGCCGCCTTCCCGGCCGACTTCTGCGAGGGCACCTTGCCCTACTCCTACAACCTGTGCGTGCCGGCGCCGGCCCGCGCCGTGCCCGACGCCGCTTGGCCTCCGCCGCCGGTGCCCGTGCTGTCGGCGGAGGAGCTTCTGGGCGCCGATTCCTGTGAGAAGGCGAACCTGAATACTAGCGCCGTGACGGGAGATGTGCCCGCCGATCCCGACGCACTGCAGGTCTGTAAAGCGAAATCCTTCATTCTGCGCATTTAA
- the LOC117003488 gene encoding protocadherin gamma-A10-like translates to MCAAGRRWGRRQRALLWAVLLAAWEAAWGQLRYSVPEEMPKGSFVGDVAKDLGLQLLALRDGRIRIVSEGSTQYFALHGKTGHLVTAERIDREQLCERVQQCVLRCELIVEGQMQVYGIQVEITDINDNAPSFRETETKVKIIETTAPGSRFPLPDAHDPDLGRNSLQSYELSGDEHFSLAVQAGPGGDQRPELVLAKALDREEAAFHELVLRASDGGDPARTGTARIRVTVLDANDNAPVFSQAEYTVRLPEDVPVGSTLTTVRATDADEGLYGEIKYSFKKITEKSSQTFRLDSDTGAISLLRSLDFEKSDSYELEVQADDGGGLFHTAKVVVTVTDVNDNVPEISVRSALSEISEDAPSGTIVALLHVRDKDSEPNGKVRCSIDGDVPFRLEKSYEDYYRVVTARELDREQVSEYNVTVRAADGGSPALQSSAVLCLRVLDVNDNAPVFAEERYSARVAENNAAGALVLTVRATDADWGQNARVRYRLGEGRVRGAPLSSYVSVQAETGALYALRSLDYEQVRELRLWVVAEDGGAPALSSNVSVEVQIVDENDNAPQVLYPAPAAALGSGSGGAWSGVELAPRWSEPGALVAKVVAVDADAGQNAWLSYELAKATEPGLFRVGLHSGEVRTARSPLARDAARQSLVVVVKDHGRPALSATATLSVVLAESVAELLAEMGSAADEAAAAAGEPAGSLTRWLVLAVAAVSCLFLAFLLLLLALRLRRWHRQQLLPPASGALRGVPVSHFVGIDGVRAFLQSYSHDVSLTADSRKSQLRLSASASCCDTLPARPLPDEPAPLLGDEDPAGASPVAPTTPSPGPLERGHAAAAVSRRRLRVSLLAAAERRWSRRRRSVLPPQAARSPGAGQSGSGTTSSSSGGGKRR, encoded by the exons ATGTGCGCGGCTGGGAGGCGCTGGGGCCGGCGGCAgcgagctctgctctgggccgTCCTGCTGGCGGCGTGGGAGGCGGCGTGGGGGCAGCTGCGCTACTCGGTGCCCGAGGAGATGCCCAAGGGCTCGTTCGTGGGCGACGTGGCCAAGGACCTgggcctgcagctgctggcgCTACGAGACGGAAGAATCCGCATTGTCTCTGAAGGTAGCACTCAGTATTTCGCTCTGCACGGGAAGACGGGACATTTAGTGACGGCAGAGAGGATCgacagagagcagctgtgcGAGCGTGTGCAGCAATGCGTGCTGCGCTGTGAGCTGATAGTGGAAGGACAGATGCAGGTTTACGGAATCCAGGTGGAAATCACAGACATTAACGACAACGCGCCCAGCTTCCGCGAGACTGAAACAAAGGTGAAAATTATCGAAACAACAGCCCCGGGGTCGCGGTTTCCCCTACCAGATGCTCATGACCCTGACTTGGGACGGAATTCCCTGCAGAGCTACGAGCTGAGCGGTGACGAGCACTTCTCGCTGGCCGTGCAGGCGGGCCCCGGCGGCGATCAGCGTCCCGAGCTGGTGCTGGCCAAGGCGCTGGACCGGGAGGAGGCGGCGTTTCACGAGCTGGTGCTGAGGGCGAGTGACGGCGGCGATCCGGCACGGACGGGCACGGCTCGGATCCGCGTGACGGTGCTGGATGCGAACGACAACGCGCCCGTGTTCAGCCAGGCGGAGTACACGGTGCGTCTGCCCGAGGACGTGCCTGTAGGCTCAACTCTTACGACGGTCAGGGCCACGGACGCCGATGAGGGGCTATACGGGGAAATTAAGTATTCATTTAAGAAAATCACGGAGAAATCCTCTCAGACTTTCCGGCTGGACAGCGACACCGGAGCGATCAGTCTATTGCGGAGTCTCGACTTCGAGAAAAGTGACTCTTACGAACTAGAGGTGCAAGCAGATGATGGGGGAGGCCTTTTTCACACAGCGAAAGTTGTGGTCACTGTGACAGACGTCAACGACAACGTGCCAGAAATTTCGGTGAGGTCGGCATTGAGTGAGATCTCGGAAGATGCCCCATCGGGTACTATAGTAGCCCTGCTGCACGTGAGGGACAAGGACTCCGAGCCTAACGGCAAGGTGCGCTGCTCGATCGACGGGGATGTCCCGTTCCGTCTGGAGAAGTCCTATGAAGACTACTACCGTGTGGTGACAGCGAGAGAGCTGGACCGAGAACAGGTGTCGGAGTACAACGTGACAGTACGGGCGGCCGACGGCGGGTCGCCGGCGCTGCAGAGCAGCGCGGTGCTTTGTCTGCGGGTGCTGGacgtgaacgacaacgcgccggtGTTCGCGGAGGAGCGCTACAGCGCGCGTGTGGCGGAGAACAACGCGGCGGGCGCGCTGGTGCTGACGGTGCGCGCGACGGACGCGGACTGGGGTCAGAACGCGCGCGTGCGGTACCGGCTGGGCGAGGGGCGGGTGCGGGGCGCGCCGCTGTCGTCGTACGTGTCGGTGCAGGCGGAGACGGGCGCGCTGTACGCGCTGCGCTCCTTGGACTACGAGCAGGTGCGCGAGCTGCGGCTGTGGGTGGTGGCGGAGGACGGCGGCGCGCCGGCGCTGAGCAGCAACGTGTCGGTGGAGGTGCAGATCGTGGACgagaacgacaacgcgccgCAGGTGCTGTACCCGGCGCCGGCGGCTGCGCTGGGCTCGGGCTCGGGCGGGGCGTGGTCGGGCGTGGAGCTGGCGCCGCGCTGGTCGGAGCCGGGCGCGCTGGTGGCCAAGGTGGTGGCGGTGGACGCGGACGCGGGCCAGAACGCGTGGCTGTCGTACGAGCTGGCCAAGGCGACGGAGCCGGGGCTGTTCCGCGTGGGGCTGCACAGCGGCGAGGTGCGCACGGCGCGCTCGCCGCTGGCCCGCGACGCGGCGCGGCAgagcctggtggtggtggtgaaggACCACGGGCGGCCGGCGCTGTCGGCCACGGCCACGCTGAGCGTGGTGCTGGCCGAGAGCGTGGCCGAGCTGCTGGCCGAGATGGGCAGCGCGGCCGAcgaggcagcggcggcggcgggcgagcCGGCCGGGAGCCTGACGCGCTGGCTCGTGCTGGCCGTGGCCGCCGTGTCCTGCCTCTTCCTcgccttcctgctgctgctgctggcgctgcGCCTTCGCCGCTGGCAccgccagcagctgctgccgccCGCCAGCGGCGCCTTGCGCGGCGTGCCCGTGTCGCACTTCGTGGGCATCGACGGCGTGCGCGCCTTCCTGCAGTCCTACTCGCACGACGTGTCGCTCACGGCCGACTCGCGCAAGAGCCAGCTGCGCTTGTCGGCCAGCGCCAGCTGCTGCGACACCCTCCCGGCCCGGCCACTGCCCGACGAGCCCGCGCCGCTGCTCGGCGACGAGGACCCTGCCGGCGCCAGTCCCGTCGCTCCCACTACTCCCTCG CCGGGCCCCCTTGAGCGCGGCCATGCGGCGGCTGCAGTGTCGCGGCGGCGCCTCCGGGTGTCGCTGTTGGCCGCCGCCGAGCGGCGctggagccgccgccgccgcagcgtCCTGCCCCCGCAGGCTGCTCGCTCGCCCGGCGCCGGCCAGAGCGGCAGCggcaccaccagcagcagcagcggcggcggaaAGAGGCGGtga